Below is a genomic region from Miscanthus floridulus cultivar M001 chromosome 1, ASM1932011v1, whole genome shotgun sequence.
caaATTATAgtatgaacagtgttttccagctGCTACAATACAAATTTAATGCCAGTCGAACCCTCTCTGTGTTTGTTGCCTGCGAAATAGTCCTACTGAGGTAGAAATGGAGTAGAATCGCAAAGGTTCAGTCACATTCAGGGAAACAAAAACAGAAGAGCTGCTTCTGCTTTGTGGATGATGGAATCGATCGGGAGCTGATCGAGCTTTTCATGATTTCATCACTTGGGTGAGGCTTGCACATCGTACGGCCCTGGCGACGACGTGAAGAACGCGTAGTACACGGTACACGTGTCCCGCAGCCGCGCGCAGGATCCGGATTCCGATGGCCCGGCGGCTCGCGTCGACGACGTTGCGGAGTGTGGACTCGACAGGGACCGGCCCGCCGTGGCGTGGAAATACAAGGGAGAAAGGTTGGCCGTCAGGGCACCTGTCCACGTGCAGTATCAGTTTGTATATGATGATTCAGAGGGAGATGAGATATGGCAACTGGATGATTGCCTCATTGGAAGGAAGACTACTTGAGCACGCATATAGTGGTGTAGCCTCCCTTTTTTTTTCTTCGCTCGACGTCACTGGTGGTCTGTCTCTGGTAGCAACAGAAGCCGTCAGTCGTTTTCCGCAGTTTATTGCTAGGAGTTGCTATACTTACAGGTTACACTTAATTTTCAGGGAGCAATCTTAGACAACCAACTAGTATAATTAAAACAAATCACAAGAGATGGTTTATATTTTTGGTCTATAGTCAAACAGTGACAAAATATACGCGTGTTGTCTGAACAACAACAGAAGATCGAGCACCTGAAATATGAGACAGGTGCAGTTTAATTACTTTTGGAGAGCATTGGCATTGAAGCTAGTATCTCTGATGAAGCTCGAGAGCGAGGAGAGAGCCGGTGATCAGTTAGCTGATGATCATTTGTTTGTGTTCCATGCATGGCTTGCAGCGGAGACGACGAGACGTCATATACACATGTGGGCATGTGGCGCGCCGGCGCAGGTCAATCATCTGCCTGCCGGTGCCGCACGCGTGACCCTGGCGACGTGTACACGCGCGAGCCCGGTGATTCGCCGAAAACAACAGTGGCACGGACCTCTGCTCCGGGGGAGGCAGTGGCAGTGCAGGGAGGGTGAGGGTCGCGCGCTTTGGGTTGGTCCGTCCGGAGCCGTGGCGTGCGTGCGGCGGCACCGACAGGCCGCGGTCGCGACAGCTGTGGCGTGCCGGGGCTGGCGGGCTGTCGCGGAACTCCAACGACCAACCCCACCCCAACGCGTCGCAGGCCCCGGCGGGGCGGGGGCTTAACCACCGCGCGGCTGCCgactgcgcccgcgcccgcgcccacgcgcccgtgTGTGGACCAGTCGGTTGGCTGTTTCGTATCATCGctagttcgtgaagaagtactgctggctgatttatgtgaaaaaaaaaatactattctgattaaaaatttacgatcgtttacgacggaccacagccaaacgaacatgctgcagCTAGCCAGCCAGCCGCTACGAGCCGAGGGGGGCCGGCCAAGGCCAACCCAAGGCAAGGCAACCACCGGACCACTAGCTCGGTACCGCCCGCCGACCGCGCGTGCCCCGCCTGGACGCCTGGGGAATATAGCCTTGTACTTTGCGGATTCGCTCGCTTCCGGTCACGACTGGACTGGATCGCTCTGCGCATCAGCCGCCTCAGGTCCGTCCGTCCGTGCTCCTCCGATCCTTTGCCTGCTAGTGCGACTATTGGTCCCGCCGCCGGCGACGCTAGCTAAAGCGTGCAGGCTGCGTTGCAGCTGTACGTACAGGACCGCTAGTGTCGTGTCGTGTATGTACGCGTCGTGTCTCTCTCCGTCCGTACGGTAGcaggtccgtccgtccgtccgtcgcgCTGAAAGCTAGCACAGCCACACGCTCGATCGATCGGTTGCGCATGCTCAACGTCCGGCCGTGGCAGTGGTTAAGGCCTCTCCTGCCGCGCGGGCGCCCATTCCGCTGCACAGTCGCCATTACGCTCAAGAATCTCATCACAAAATTAAAGGCTCTCGTTTCAGGTTGCGCTAGCCAAGGGCCTGCTCCGAGTTGAATGCCTCTATTCTTCTAGGGGTATGCGACGTGTCTATTGGCAGCACGTCTATGTGGTGACTTTATAAATCTCAACTTCTATCGGCTTAGTCTTTTGGAGCTGTTCATATGGATGATTTTATTATCTAATTGTGCTTTGTATGATTATACTATATACTCTAAAAAGTGTCGCTATATAATtcgtgctggtcaaactttcttaagtttgactaggtttataaaaaatattagtaacatttatatctccaaataagtttattatgaaaatatattcgatGATCTATCTactgatactaattatatactatCAATATTAATATCTTCTTATATAtattggttaaaattaaaaatatttgacttctcaAGAAGCGAGGATGTTCCTGAAAATTACCATTTTTATTGGGCAGAGGATGGAgtagaagatattaataggtatatatgacaaTAATTATGTTATATTATTCttattataataaataaaaattataaaattataTTAGTCTAATCTTTGTTGTAATATGTTAGGGGGGATGGCCCCTGCCAACACCCCTGGGTTCCGCCATTGTGTCTCTAAGAGCAGCTCCAGTATACTCCAAAACTGAACCGTGGGCTACGCCAAACAAACCAAGGTTGTCATGGCCAAAATGAGAGGAGAATTGTGACGAGCCAATCATCCACGGGCATGATCTTCTTCGGGGCAGCGCCGCTGGCGCCAAAAGCAGCCCCGGCAGGGCGGGGTCCGACAGGGCCATGCCACGGCCGCCTTCGGCCAAGGTAGCCATCAGGGTAAGGCAGAGGATGCTGGCGAAGGCCCTCATCCTGAACTGTCACACTTCGCGGTTGGACTTGGACAAGTGGCAAGGACATCCACAGGACATTCCACACAAACTCGTCACGCCGACGGGTGACCCCGGCGCGACCACAGGCGAGGACGTGGCTGCGGCATGATGTTGGAGGCCACTACCGGCATCAGGGGCAGACGCACAAGGAGCGAGGCATGTCCCCACTCAAATTCTGGGTTTACAAAGAAAATATACCTTCTTTGGTGTAGGTATAAAGGTCCATGGATAACATGCCGTCACTGAGATTTTGTGCTAGTTCCGCCCCTGTTAGCAAAGGTGGGGCTTGGTTTGGGGCTGGTGCTGGATGTTGACCGGCTCATATAGGCTGACTGGCTCCGGGAGGTGTTGTATTGTAGTATGTAACATACTAACATCCTTATATTTTATAGACCTCGCCTCGTTTTTTTTTAACTCTAACCACGTCCACGTCGCCCAATAAATTTATAATAGAACTTCATTCCGAGTTAGGTATAGTTAATATCTGGGTTCTCTCTTGGTCTGTAACTAGAGCAGACTCTTCGATGTCCATGTTAgatctatgatttgtaaattatATTTAGTAAGTGGTTTAAATATTTATCATATGGTCCAAATTATTTAAATAAAATGAATCATCTAAATACTTATAATGTATTTGTAGTTCTGGATCTAAAATTGTTACCTTTGAGACCACTAACATATAGCAGCGCATTTTTCTTTAGCTAAATCACAATGGGAGCATCCGGAGATGTCTAAAACTGGTCTCTCATTGTTTGCAGCCTCGAATGATTTTGGTCATTAAGCTCGTGCTGGTCAttaagtgaaagctctagtttggttttggtaaattgatgaaaccctaagtgctaacctagtttatctaagtgatcatgagatatgtagcattatttcaagtggtgaagcaacggtgaagatcattatgatggtgatgccatggtgatgatcaagtgattgaacttgtaaaagaagaaagaaaaaaacaaaaaaactaaaggcaaaggtgaaattgataggagcttttcggtttagtgatcgagacacttaacgagtgtgatcacatttaggatcgatagccgtactattaagagggatgaaactcgtttcgaaatgcggttatcaaagtgtcactagatgctctaactcattgcatatgcatttaggatctagtggagtgctaacactattgaaaacatttgtgaaaatatgctaacacatgtgcacaaggtgatacacttggtggttgacacatttgagcaagggtgaagaagttggtgaagtgaatgAGGTGATAGTCACTTAAAACAGTGACTGGACGCCGGTCACGTGATGACCGGACTCGGGGGAGCAGCGTTCGATCATTTATAAAATCAGTGGTGTGCTCGGGCTACTCTCGGCCTGAGACAGGACgcagggtgaccggactctggctgaacactgttcagcgtctggtcctgctgacgtggcggcgCGTAGAGAATAGGAGGAGCGGAcgcaccagcgcgtccggtcatggtggaccggatgcgtccggtcatgattttacctctctggaaccttactagaaacgaccggactccaGTGATGGAGCGCCCGGTCACTTTAAGcagtgcgtccggtcgcaacttaacacgTGGTGCGAAATAGACTAGCCGTTAAGATCGGACGCTCAAcatttgaggctgatgacacgtggtgagcatcgggcaaccggacgctggggtcatgCGTCCGATCaacctgaccggagcgtccggtcaacccgtgTTTCACTGGACagaggagccaacgactctattcgtggaggctctctatttaagccccatggccgactcaagctcactctcttagccatttgcattgacatagcaaccttgtgagcttagccaaagccctcccactcatctccatcattaattcatcatctttgtgagattgagagtaaatctaagtgcattgcttgagtgtttgcatctagaggcacttagtgttcgtgtttcgctgcgggattcgcttgttactcttggaggttgccgccacctagatggcttggagcagcgaggattgtcgagcggaggttggtgattatctctggcttcgatcgtggtgattgtgagtggTTCTTGACATTTTCTTggtggagagctaaaaggtactctagtggattgctcgtggcttgtgtgatcctcatcttgtgttgttgtgcggcaccctattgaaggtttggcgtgtgatgccaattaacgcgtgaacctccaagtaagtgaatcgccacaacgaggactagtttgtcggcaagcaagtgaaccttggtaaaaaatcattgtgtcatcatttgattttgaggtgattggtctttattggtatttattcttgtgattgattggttcgttCCTCGACTtgtcggtataaccatcttgctctctctctctttgcattaccacaaactagttgtcaagctctttagtgtagctagtcgtgagagcttattagtttggttagtgtggctctttagttagcctttgagagcacactaacttagtgtagtgacatagctattgtgtggatagagattatagaaactagaattgtggtaggtggcttgcatttttagtaggctagcgtaacactcgcttcgcctcatatttgtctaaccggtttgctaagtgttgttgtagaaatttttaatacgCTATTCAccccttctagccattaggacctttcattaaGCACAATggtatttttttcttcttcctagACCTTGTATTTGGATGCTCTATTTATTCTCGGCTGTTTGATTATCATAAAATCTAACGGTGCATATTTCTATTTTTCCTATTAATCTCATAATATATATACCTTGTGTACAATTGTATTTTGGATACTCCATTAATCATCATGAAATCCAAGGTTGTATATATTTTTCCTGATTAATCTCCTAATTTATTAGCGTTGCATTGAAATGGATAATTCTATTTAATTATTCCCGGTTGTTGTAACACTCCGGGTCCGGCACACGGCACAGGCCCACTCTATCGAAGGGTGGGCACCACCTACGTAGCAATCTGCTTgggctttcgtcctcgcttcgagtaaaacggttaaccgaaggttactatgCGTTCTTGGTCTGGTTATTTAAGCTGGTTCGACAAGCTCAGAATTCACGGCATGGTACTAAACTTCTGGTAGCTACAGTAACTCGAATTCAACCCAGACCAATTCATCGTTATAGCTACAGTAGCCCGACCCAACCACAATTCGGCCCCTGAGCTGGGTCTCACAGTTGTTAGATTATCATGAAATCTAACGAGGTATATTATTTTATTTTCCCCAGTACTCAATTTATTCTCCGTCATTAGATCATAAAATCTAGCTGTGCATATTTTTTCCAATGCTCTATTGATTCTGGGCCGTTAGGTCATCCTAAAATCCAACGATGAATAATCTTCTCTTTTTCTCTAATTAATCTCGTAATTTCTAGACTCTCTCGACAAACGTGAGAGCTCCTTTTGATTACGTCTATTAATATATAATAGATAGATAGATTCATGTGCACACACTTTTCCCCCCAAAATTAAAACAGAGGAGGAAAAGAAACCAATATTATATATGATAGATGGTGTCAACGAACGAGTCATGCATGAATGTATATATCTGAGAAAATGTGGGGTGCCAGGACTGATTCTCTCGGCACTGTACGACTGTACGAGATGAAAGCTTCGTTGGGTTTGTTCAGGGGCCGGGGGCTTTTGCGTGCAAGTTCAGCCGTCAATTTTCCTCGCTCCATAGTCCATCCATACATAAACCAaatggagaagaagaaaaacgagGGAGAAGATGGAAGGAGAGCCGTTGCTGGGCGGCAGGTAAAATCGCCCCCGGGACCCGGGGACCATGCCATTTCCACCCCCACGCATGCACAAGCTAGCTCGGTGCAGGCAGCAGGCGCTGAGTGagtgagcgagcgagcgagcgagcgagcgagagagagagaggccatCCAATCCAATCCATTCATCCGCCATTACTCGACCGGCCACACGCGCCCAACAACCAGCGGAATAACCCCGTGCGTGCGTGCGAAACGTGTGGGGCTCGATTCTGCCATCCATCAAGTACATACCGATATGTGTGGGGCTCGATCTGCCATCCATCAAGTACATACCGATATGTACTTGATGGATGATCATCCGGCGAGGCGTACGTCGTCCGGCCGGCGATTCCATCCTCCTCCGATCCTCCGGCGAGGTGTACGCGTTGCACGCTGTAGCACGGCGCTAGCCGCTAGCTGTGCGTGGTCCTCGCTGCGCATGCGCTGCGTCCGTGCTCGCCGCCTGCTGCTGCGCGCGCTCTGGATGCTGCTGGCCCGCGTCCCGCCCGTCGTCGACGGGACCGCGCGCGTCTATCAAGCGTCGTGGGCCGTCGTCCGTCAAGGTGACCGCAAGTACACGCAGTACTACAACTCCGGCCGGCTCGGTCGGCCGCATGCCGCCCGATGGACTTGTCTGGCGACTCAACTGACTCGACGTCTCCGATCCATCGGGCCGGGTCGCGGCCGCCTTTTTAGCCGCCCAGCTGCCGCCGTCGCCGTAGAATCGTAGGCCACTGCCACGTACGCATGATTGCTTCTCTGACGATGCCCCTTAGTTGCGTCGCGAGCAGTAGCCGACGGGCGACGGCTGCACGTCTCGAGATTCGACAAGGGACAGTTTGTGTGTTGTCGAAAGTTTCAGTTGAGCATTGTACGTAGTAATGCGTACGTCACGCTGACCTTAAGGTACAGCTAGCTGGTGGTTACAAGGAAAAGGAAATTGTCTGAGGCCTCAGGCTTGGATATACAACTGCGGATTCTACTACATGAATCATGTAGAGACCGTATAGGTAAGACCGTAAGAACTTCTTACGGTCATTATCAAATTCAGATTGGCGTACTCTGAATACAAGTATATACAACAAGCGAACAATAGTGGCTAGATAGTACATCTACTAGAAGGCAGGAATGAAGAAGCAGAAGGAAAAGCTCGATTGGCCATTTTTTGGCGGGCCCCGTGGCCGCAGAACAGGCATCAGCTGCAAAGTCCGGGCACTGCCACCGTGTTCGGCTGGATAGTTCGGCTGGCTGCCTTGTTTTTTTTCTCCAGCTGgagcaatatttttctttcacaaaatACGTATAAATAGTATTTTCATCAACAGTATTTTCATACCAGCCGAACACTCCGTGCGATAGTTGCTGGCCTCTACTGTCTCGTAGTACGTATAGTCTTGCTTCTTCCAACaactaaggccatgtttagttttcaaaatttTTTGCCTCATATAGTAAAAGAACATGTTTGGATATATGCATACAGTACtaaatagaagaaaaaaaactaattgcacagtttttgGCAAAATCACGAGaaaaatcttttaagcctaattagtccataaaagccttaagtgctacagtaatcccacatgtgctaatgaccgattaattagtatcattagattcatctcgtagtttcctgatgggttctgtaatttgtttttttattagtatccaatcCTCCAACATTTTTTCGACACATCTGATGTGGCACCCTAAAATTTTCACCTCTCCAACTAAATTTACCCTAACAAAGCCATGGCTAGAGCACTGCCGCTTGTTGTAAGGTATGCTGTGGGTTCTACTACACGTGTGTAGTCGTACGTGGTGCGCTAGCTAGCTCTTTATTTCTTATCAGTGCAGCTTTCTGTTTGTGGTGTTTGGCGGAGCTAGCACTCGGTAGCGAAGGAGTGTTTGGTTTCTATGGACTAAAATATTTTGAACTAAAATCTGTATTTTAGTTGGACTAAACAGTCAAACACTTGGACTAAAAGTGAACTAAAATTCTTTAGTCCTTTAGTCCATAAAACTAGACTAAAATAGACTAAAAGGTGTTGAAGACATCCATACCTCTTATTTATTGCCATCTCTATCCATTTTAATTCAAGAAACCAAATATcattttagtccacttttagttcATGGACTAAGATGAACTAAATTTTTTAGTTCATGGACTAGAGAACCAAACAGGGCTAGTGCCGTTCACTTGTTTGTTGCGGTATTTGCGGTAAGCAGTAAATAGTCTATTTTACTTCTGTTTGGCTAATTTAATCGTTTACACACACACGCACGCATGCCGTTACAACAAAATGCCTCCGTATATAGAAGCAAGTATATATTATATGGGCATGTTTGGATCACagggctaaaaattagctcaTCTTGTAAAAATAGGTTAAACATGAGCTAACTATGGACTAATAGACTCTAACCATCAATTAGCCCTCGTTAGCTCTTATTAGTCTagaattagctcatatttagacGTTCTAATTGGTATaaaaaacatggactaattattaGCTCTGCGATAAACACCCCTATGTCTTGTGTGGACAGAAAAGAATTTGTTATTTGTGTGCCGAATTTGTTATTTGTGTCCATCATTTGCCCAACATGACCACCTTAGCTACCATACACgcaatatatatacacacacaccacAAATAATATCTACTATTTGTATTCTAACAAAACAACAGATGCAGTGATGGGCAACGACGAACGTACTACACATGATTGAGATTGACCAATAATAAATTATAGCGGCGCGCATTTCTGAACGCGAACACAATAagtttttttaaataataatgAAACCAATACAATATGTACGCATGAGCACGCGTAAGGACCGGAAAAGCTAGCTAGCAGCAAGCAAGAGCGCCATATATACTAAGACCTTCTTTAGTCGGCGAAATTTTTTGGGaaaggctactgtagcactttcgttgttatttgataattagtgtccaatcatagtctaattaggcttaaaagattcgtctcgtgaattttgtctaaactgtgtaattagttttattttttatttatatttaatgcttcatgcatgcgtctaaagattcgatgtgacggagaatcttaaaaaattttgcaaaattttgggaaggCACTAAATCAAAGTTATACAAACCCTAAACTGCAGGCAGCGTGTACGTCATTGTCCGTCTGTTGACTGTTACGATATGATCAGACGACAAAGCAGCTACAGCTGGCGGGCCCCGCCACGGCGACTCCACGCACACACACACGGCGGCCCGGCCAACTAATACCAGTATAATACGACTAAATTAATCCGATGCCGATGCGATTAACGCCTCTGATCCATCTGCTAATGCTTGCTTAAGTACCCAGCACCTGCCTGCCAGTAGTAGTACGTACCACCACCAGCATTATTCAGCTACAGCTGCAGCGGCAGTCTAAACGCAACAATAATGCAGACGATCGATCGATGGAGACGACGACGACCGAAAGGCGATGCAACAGCAGCAGGCAGCAGACGCCCATTCCCGGCGCCAACCGCAAGGTTGGTAGAGGCAACCGAAGGCCCCCATCCAGACGCCACCAAAAGTATTTCTTGAAACCAACTCCTAATTATTCAAATTACCAAATGGGATGGAGGAAGAAGGGATATGCGTGATTGTTTAATAATCCGGATAGATGGATTCTATGCGTGATTGGAACCACAATTATTGTTTAGAAGCCGTGCGTACATATCGTGTGACGTAGAAATTATTAAGTGCCGCTGtttcatgtcaagctatactaccTTCGATATGATGTGCTAATTGGACACCCAACAAAGAAAGGTGTAGCCTAATTGCACCACTACATCTACACATGAAAGATTGCGAACACTGATTCAGATGCACCTATGCATGTATGCACATTTAGCACGTTTTTTATTAAGAGGGAAGCAAATTAAATAAACATACAATAAAGAGGGTAGCTTAGGGCTAATAACCAGCCCTACAAATATGGTTTCCAAACCGATTACGGAGTAGTAGTACCACACATAACTACCTTACATTTTTTTCTTGCTTAATTAGCTTCCACACAGTAGTACCACCGCTGGTAGTACGACAAGTTAAGCTGTGCCCTAATTAATACTCTCTAGCTACAAGGTGCAATCTTTTCTCCAACGAAGAAAATCTAAATGCAAACACATGATCCATGTGAAGCTAATACATATTAGCTACATGTGCAACCTCCTATCCTATCCTCCTAAAGTTGTACTGCACTTTGCGTACCATATACACGTACCCCTCCGCCTACTCCTAGTAGAGAAAAACGCATTGGTGCAACTCTTTGGTAGCTAGCAGCTATAGGCAGGCACCTTGCTTTAGTTGTTCCTCTTCCTCTTTGGGCATGCTTAGATTCCAAAGCTTCACCACACACCCTCCTCTCCCCCACACCTCGACCTCCACTTCTTCTCTCTCATCTCACCTTTCTTTCTTACCGGCCGGCCGGCGCGCGGCTCTGCAATTCACCCGCCTTTTCTTTATCTTCACCACGATCTCCGGCCGCCGTCTGGCCTCATCATCTGGTCATCAGCTACAGTTAGCTAGCTGCTCTCGTCTCGGTCACACTAGCAGCTCTCTGCAGCGGCGCGGCTAGCTAGCTCTCCCGGCCGGCCCGGCCGCCTTTTTCCCCTGCCGTTGCCCCCCGGCTTAGGAACCCTCGAAAAGACGCCTCACCATCTCCTTCGTGTCCTTGCTAACTAACTCCCCATTAAATCCTTCTTCCTCCCGCTGGCCGTGGCCGCCCCGCCACCGCCCGCCCGCCCCAGTTGTTGCTTCATAAGCTAGCCATCGCCATATATACATACCCGACGACGCACGCGCGTGCGCAAACCAGCAGGAGCTAGCGAGCACCAATCGGGCCAAGAAGCCTAGCCAGCGACCGAGCAGAGCTGCCCCGGCCCGGCATCGCGCGCGTCCAATCGAAGAAGAAAGGGATCAGGGAGGGGAGGCCACATCGAGCTTGGCAAGACATCCAACCCTCGGTACATATGCAGGGCGGCGGCGGTGACCAAGCAGGAGGGAGCCTGGGCATGGACATGGGCGTGGGGtacgctggcggcggcggcgccgagtGCTCGTCGTCCGCttcggcggcggctgcggcggctgctgctgccgcgGCCGCAGCCGCCgacgcggcggaggcggaggagcgGCAGTTGCTCAAGGGGGAGATCGCGGTGCACCCGCTGTGCGAGCAGCTGGTGGCAGCGCACGTGGGGTGCCTGCGCGTGGCGACGCCCATCGACCACCTCCCCCTCATCGACGCGCAGCTCGCGCAGTCCAGCGGTCTCCTCCACTCCTACGCCGCCCACCACCGCCCCTTCCTCTCCCCGCACGACAAGCACGACCTCGACTCCTTCCTCGTACGTCCTCTGCTACCACTACTTCTAGCTATGCATCGTGCGCGCATGCATCTAGATTTCCAATTCCATCGAGCTGACTGGTTCTTCTTCctctgcatgcatgcatatgcatggcgGCTCATGCATGGTGGTGCAGGCGCAGTACCTGATGCTGCTGTGCTCGTTCCGGGAGCAGCTGCAGCAGCACGTCCGGGTGCACGCCGTGGAGGCCGTCATGGCGTGCCGCGAGATCGAGCAGTCCCTGCAGGACCTCACCGGTAAGCAAGCTACATGTTTCATTAGCTATATATTACGTTTAATTTTCCCACCAATTGTCTCCTCCAAATTTCTGTTTCCTTCGTCCTTCCATTTCTGGTTGCATTTGCGCAACCTTGGGTGTTGTTTTCTCAAGATTTGCCTATCCGGTGCGCTGCCTTTTTCTCCTTGCTGCTGGTAGTTAGTTTGAATGACACCACACGCTCACTGTTTCTTTAGTTTGTTGATTGATGCATgcctgttgtgtgtgtgtgtgtgtgtgtgacttgctTGCGTCTTAAGGGTTTCCTCAATCCTAACGAAGTTGTTTAACCGTTGAGAGTATTGATGGTAAGATCGAGATACTAAGTAACTAACAATCTGcagtggccccgttcgctggtctgaactttggctgaaactggctgaaaaacactgttccggctgaattgttgtgagagaaaaacactgttccggctgaaaaaacaagccgaacaagccgaactttaagacaagcgaacgaggCCATTGTTGTATTCTTCTTCTCTATTAATACATGCCCAGCAAATTTCTTTCTGGTTGCTTTCCGGGAAAATATAGTTTTAGTATTCAACGAGCAACGGAATAAGAAATGTGCAAAATCAAAAGGAGTATACACGTAGTGCGTACGTACCTGGGCTGTTGAAGACCGGAATATAACATTTCAAATGCATGCAACTCGGTCGGATGGTGAAGTTTAGGCCCACGTAGCAAGCCTAACAGCCCAACTGTACATGGCAAGGACAGGAGAACTACTAAACCCTCGCCATCTCTATGTTAGGAAAAACAAACTGAAGGCACACATGAAAATTCATACTTTGAGCATAATTTTCGTACATGGTTTTTATTGGTTGTCAATGGTTATTACCCTGGTCGTACATAGTTTTTATTGGTTGTCAATGGTTATTACCCTGGTCATCCCTAAAAACAAAGGCCAAATTCCAAAATTTCCACAATAAAGCTAGTACCTAATAGTTCTTAAAAAAAAACTAGCTAGCTAGTACCCAATACGCGGTTAGTTGGTAATTAATACGCATGGGTATTAGCCCGAAGTATTGGGCAACCCATTAGTTGGTAGTAAAAATAGTATATGATTTATAGCGACCATTCGGAGGGCGTATGTATCTGTATGTGGTTTAATTTTCATGTTTCAAAGAAG
It encodes:
- the LOC136451130 gene encoding homeobox protein knotted-1-like 3; the encoded protein is MQGGGGDQAGGSLGMDMGVGYAGGGGAECSSSASAAAAAAAAAAAAAADAAEAEERQLLKGEIAVHPLCEQLVAAHVGCLRVATPIDHLPLIDAQLAQSSGLLHSYAAHHRPFLSPHDKHDLDSFLAQYLMLLCSFREQLQQHVRVHAVEAVMACREIEQSLQDLTGATLEEGTGATMSEDEDEPPMLESGLDMGSDGHDMMGFGPLLPTDSERSLMERVRQELKIELKQGFKSRIEDVREEILRKRRAGKLPGDTTSILKQWWQQHSKWPYPTEDDKAKLVEETGLQLKQINNWFINQRKRKWHNNSQTSTLKSKRKR